The Pseudomonas sp. LFM046 region GGGGTCCAGCCAGCCCTTGGCGCCGGCAGGGACGATTTCATACAGCGCGGTGATGGTATGCCCGGCACCGATTTCCCCGGCATCCACCTTGTCGTTGTTGAAATCTTCCCGCTTCAGGGCACGGTTTTCGTAGCCCAGCAGGCGGTATTCGCTGACTTCGGCAGGGTTGAACTCCAGTTGCAGCTTCACGTCCCGGGCCACTACCGACAGGGTCGAGCTGAGCTGATCCACCAGCACTTTGCGCGCTTCCCGCAGATTGTCGATGTAGGCGTAGTTGCCGTCGCCGGCGTCGGCCAGTTGCTCCATCAGTCGCTCGTTCAGGTTGTCCACGCCAAACCCCAGGGTGGTGAGGGACACCCCGCCCTTGCGCTTCTGCGCGGCCAGTTGCTTGAGGCTCTCGAAGTCGCTGATGCCCACATTGAAGTCACCGTCGGTGGCCAGCAGGATGCGGTTGATCCCGTTCGGCATCAGGCCCTTCTGCGCTTCGGCGTAGGCCAGTTGGATGCCTGATTCGCCCGCCGTGGAGCCACCGGCGTTGAGCTGCTCGATGGCGGCGCGGATCTTGGTCTTCTCGCTGCCGGGGGTGGACTCCAGCACTACCCTCGCCTCTCCGGCATAGGTGACCAGGGAGACGCGGTCCTGGGGGCGCAATTGATCCACCAGCAGTTTGAGGGTGCCCTGGACCATGGGCAGGCCTTCGCGCCGGTCCATGGAGCCGGAAACATCCACGAGGAACACGAGGTTGGCCGGTGGCAGTTGCTGGACGCTGCTGTCGGAGGCCTTGATCGCGACCCTCAGCAATCGGGTCTGCGGGTTCCAGGGCGTCTGGGCCAATTCGACGCCGATACCGAAGGGGACATCGCCTTCCGGCTGCGGATAGCGGTAGGGGAAGTAATTGACCATCTCCTCCAGGCGCACCGCGTCCGCTGGCGGCAGCTGGCCGTCATTGAGGAATCGCCGCACGTTGGCAAAGCTGCCGGTATCGACATCAATGCTGAAGGTGGAGACCGGCTCGCTGGCCACGGCGTGGACCGGGTTGTCCGCCAGATGCTGGTACTGCTCGCGGGGCACGTCGCGGTAACCCGGCAGGCTGGCGTCGACCATGGGCGCCGGTGCGGCCATGGGCATCTGCTGCGCCTCGGCGGCGTAATCGGCGCGCTTGGCCATCGAAGCCGGCGCACGGGGACTGACCTCTTCGCGCAGCAACGGCGCCGGTTGGCTCGACGCAGGGGATGGAGCCTCGGCCTTTCCGGTTTCCGGTGTCGAGGCATCCTGGGCACTGCAGGCCGTCAGGGCCAGCAGCAGTCCGGCGGTGAAGCCGGCCGCCAGGGGTTGGTGCTGAAGAAAACGGTGGCTGGACATGGACGCCTCCTGGGAGCGAATGAGCCATTCGCACCAGTAGACGGACGCACTCGCCTGAACGGGTTAAGGCTGCGTTGATTTCTGCAGGGGGCTGCTTAGCAGCCCTTGGCGAATGAGTTCGCCCCTACAGGCCCGCTTCCTGGCAGAGCTGCCGGGCGAGCATGCCGAGGGTCATGATTGCCCGCTCGGCCTCGCGGTTCCATGGAATGCCGCAATTCAGCCGGACGCAGTGGTTGAACTGCTCGGTGTTACTGAAGATCAGCCCCGGGGCGATGCTGATGCCCTGCTGCAAGGCGCGCACGTGCAGGTCCTTGGTATTCACCTTGGCCGGCAGGCTGATCCAGAGGATGAAGCCACCATTGGGGCGGGTGATCTGGGTGCCTTCGGGGAAATACTGCTGCACCCCCAACTGGAACGCCGTGAGATTCTTCCGGTACTCCTGGCGGATATAGCGCAGGTGCCGGTCGTAACCGCCGTTCTCCAGGTAGGCCGCCACGCCCATCTGGGTGACGCTGCACGCCGAGTGGGTGCTGAAGGTCTGCAGGCGCTGGATTTCGGCCTGGTACTTGCCGGCGACCATCCAGCCAATGCGCACGCCCGGGGACAGGGTCTTGGAGAAGCTGGAGCAGTAGATGACCCGGTCGTCCAGGTCGTACGCCTTGATCGCCTTGGACGGGCCCTGGTCGAACATCAGTTCGCCGTAGATGTCGTCTTCGATGATCTGGATGTCGAAGTCCGAGGACAGACGCAGCAGCTGCTTCTGGCGATCCTCCGGAATGGTGCCGCCCAGGGGATTGCTCAGCCGCGCGGTCAGCACCAGGGCCTTGATCGGCCACTGGTTGGCGGCCAGTTGCAGGGCTTCCAGGCTGATGCCGGTGGTCGGGTCGCTGGGGATCTCGATCACCTTCAGGCCAAGCAGGTCGGCCAATTGCAGCAGCCCGTAGTAAGTGGGCGACTCCGTGGCGATCAGGTCGCCCGGACGGGTCAGTACCCGCAGGCTCATCTGCAGGGCATCCACGCAACCGTGGGTGATCACCACTTCACTCGGGTCCACGACCACGCCGGCATCGCGCATGCGGATCGCCACCTGGCGGCGCAGCGGCTCGAATCCGGGGCTGAACATGTAGCTGAACGCGCGCGGGCTGTGGAAGCGGGTGACCTTGGCCAGTTGCTGGTGCAGGGTGCGCACCGGCAGGTAGTCGACGTGAGGCACGGCTGCGCCCAGCGGGAACACGCCTTCGCGGCGGGACTCGGCCAGGACTTGCTGGATGATGCTGGCGCGGGTCACCAGGCCGGGACGCTCGACGCGGGCGATATCCGGGGTGGACGCGGTCAGGGCCGGCGTCTGGTGCACGTAGAAGCCGGATTGCGGACGGGCGCGGATCAGGCCCTGGTCCTCGAGGCTGGCATAGGCCTGCAGCACCGTGGCGTGGCTGACACTGAGCTGGGAGCTGAGCTTGCGCACCGAGGGTACGCGCTCGCCGGGCTGGTAGACGCCACGGCGGATGTCATCGGCCAATTGCTGGGCGATGCGTTGGTAGAGCAACAGATTGGTCATGACGGTGGCACCTGTATCGCTGGACCGAAACACTATCCGAACACTTTTAAACTGAACCGGTACAGATCGGAAAAGTGTGGGCGATACAGTGCAATTGTCCAGGCACGAAAAAACCCCGGCGCCGAACGGCAACCGGGGCTTCGTTGGTATGGGTCTAGCGGGCTGGGCCGAGCTCGCCCTTCTCGTTGGAGAAGACGATCTCTACGCGGCGGTTCTGCGCCCGGCCACGGTTGGAGGCATTCTCTGCCACGGGGAAGGCTTCGCCGTAACCCTGCACCTGGATGCGCTTGGTGTCGATGCCAAGGTCGATCAGGGCGTCCGCTACCGACTGGGCACGGTCGGTGGACAGTTTGAGATTGTCCGGCTTGCTGCCGCTACTGTCGGTGTAGCCCTCGATGCGCACCACGCGCCGGGGGTTGAGCTGAAGAAACTGCACCAGCTTGAGTACCGTCCGATTCGCCGAAGCCTTGAGGTCAGCGCGGCCGGTATCGAAGAGCACATCGCCGAGGGTCATCACCAGGCCACGGTCGGTTTCGGTGGCGGCCAGAGCGATCATCTGTTCTTCCAGCCACTTGCCCTGCTGCTGCACGCTCATCAGCTTGGCTTCGCGCAGGGCCAGTTGCAGGCGCTCGCGCTCCAGTTGCAGCTTGGCGGCCTGGGTCTGGTTCTGGTTCTGCTCGCTGTGCTGGCTGGCGATTTCGCTGTAGCGCTGGCTGAGGTAGGCGTAGTGCGCGACATCGGCGTCGTTGCCCCAGTAGCTGGACAGACGTTCTGCGCGGGCCAGGGACTCCCCGGCGCGAATGACATCCTTGGGGGCGCTGCTGAGGACGTTCTGGTCCTCCTTGACCTTCTGGAACATCTGCCGGGCCTGCTCAAGGCTCTGCTCGGACTGTTGCTGGCTGGCGCAGCCGCCGAGGACGCCGAGGCTGCACAGCAGGCCGATGCTCAATGCATGATTCCGCTTCACTGGACATCTCCCAACTGCTTGCGCAGGCGATTGATACGCGCCGTCAGCTCGGCCAGTTGGTCCTGGCTTTTCTTCGTCAGCACCTTGGCTTCGGCCAAACGGGCGTCCAGTTCCGCTTCCTCAGCCAGGACGCGGGCACGCTTGTAGTCCTGCTCGCCCATGTTCTTTTCAGCCCGCGCGAGTTTTTCCTGGGCGAGCTTCATTTCCTCGATCTGTTCAGTGGCGCCCACAGCCTGGGCCTGCTCCACCGCCTTCTGGGTAAGGCGCATCTGCTCGACCGGCGCCGGGTCGTTGGCGCAGCCCGCCAGGGCCAGCACGGCCAGGCCGGCAGCAAACAGGGGTGTCTTGCTCACGAGAGGATTCCTAATCATTCGGGGGTGGCGACGGGCTGCATCTGCAGCGCCTTCCACCGTTCCAGGTTGCGCTGCAGCAGGGTTTCCGGGACCCCGGCGGCGACCAATTCTGTCATTTTTTTCGCCAGCTGTCCGCGCAGCCAGGGGTCGTTGCAGGCCGAGTTGTGGGACAGGGTCAGGTACAGACCTTCACTGGAAATAGGTGGTTCCAGCGCCACCAGGTCGTCGGCCATGCCCAGGGTGTCGGCAAGGACCAGACCCGGGTAGCGCTCGTAGAGCACATAGTCGGTCCGCTCCAGCAGGAGCTTCTGGTAGGCCTGGGTCAGGCTGGGTACTTCTTCGAGCTTGAGGTTTTCCTTGGCGAAGCGGTCAAAGGCCTCGCCGAAGCTGTTCTTCACCAGGGTACCGCCGGTGTGGTTGCGCAGGTCGTCCCAGCCGGCGTAGGGGAACGCCTTGTCGCGCTTCACCCAGACCACGCTCTGGGCCTGGAGGAAGGCCGGGTGGACGTAGTCCATGGTTTCCAGGCGCGGCAGGGTGAGAAAGGCACCGGCGATCAGGTCGACCCGACCGGTGCGAACTTCGTCCTGGGCGCGGGACCAGGGACCGGTGTAGAGGATGTCCACCTTGACGCCAAGCTCCTTGCCAATCTGCTTGAGCAGGTCGGCATTGGCGCCTATCAATTGCTTGGGATTTTCAGGATCGCGCCAGAGATAAGGGGGATACTCGGGATTGCCGGTCGCCACCAGGCGCTCGCACTTCCCTGCGGCCTGCCCCAACCCGGGCAGCAGACAGAGCGCGAGGAGCAGGGAGGCAAGGTGTAGTCGGCTTGGCATCTGAGGTTTCCCGGACTGGACATTCGATTGGCCGCGTGGAGGCGGCGTCGCCTGACGCGAGCTTCATGCTAGCGTACTGGCGGTTGGAAGAACTGCTCGCGATAAGGAAGCGTCATGAAGAAACTCATTACCGCAGTCCTCATTTTACTGGCGGCTGCGGCAGCAACGCTCTATTTCTCCCCTGCGGCCCTGACGACAAGCGTCCGGCTGGTTGAGCGCCAGTTCGCCGGGCTGTCGGAGCGGCAGGTCGCGCTGGGCGATCTTAGCATCCATTACTACGAGGGCGGCCCGGCCAAGGGCGAAACCATCTTGATGATCCATGGCTTCGGCGCGAACAAGGACAACTGGCTGCGCTTCGCCCGGCACTTCACCCGGCGCTATCACGTCATCGCCCTGGACCTGCCTGGCTTCGGTGACAGCGATCGGCCTGCCGGCAGTTACGACGTCGGCACCCAGACGGAGCGCCTGGAGTCCTTCGTCAAAACCCTGGAGCTGGGCAAGGTGCATCTGGTGGGCAACTCCATGGGCGGCCATATCGCCGGGATCTTCGCGGCACGCTACCCGCAGCAGGTGCGCAGCCTCGCCTTGTTCGACAACGCCGGCATCACTGCGCCGAAAGAGAGCGAGCTGTTCCGCCTGATCGAAAGCGGCCAGCCCAACCCGCTGGTGGTGCGCAGTGCCGGGGATTTCCAGCGCATGCTCGATTTCGTCTTCGTCGAGCCTCCGCCGCTGCCCGCCTCAGTCAAGGCCTACCTGGCCGAGCAGTCCATCGCCAACGAAAAGCACTATGACGAGGTGTTCCGCCAGCTCCGGGAGCGGTACATACCGCTGGAGCCGGAGCTGCCCCGTATCGAAGCCCCTACCCTGCTGCTCTGGGGCGACCGCGATCGGGTCCTGGACATCTCCAGCATCGAGGTGATGAAGCCACTGCTGAAGAAACCCAGCGTGGTGATCATGGCGAACTGCGGCCATGCGCCCATGCTCGAAAGGCCGGAGGAATCCGCCCGCCATTACCAGGCCTTCCTCGACGCGAGCCACAGCTGACGCCCAATAAAAAACCCGCTCCGAGGAGCGGGTTTTCTGTACGGCAGACCGGGAAGCGCTATTACAGCAGCTTTTCCAGTTCCGGTACGGCTTCGAACAGGTCAGCCACCAGGCCGTAGTCAGCCACCTGGAAGATCGGGGCTTCTTCGTCCTTGTTGATCGCGACGATGACCTTGGAGTCCTTCATGCCGGCCAGGTGCTGGATGGCACCGGAGATACCCACGGCAATGTACAGCTGCGGGGCGACAATCTTGCCGGTCTGGCCGACCTGCATGTCGTTCGGCACGAAGCCGGCGTCGACTGCGGCACGGGACGCGCCGACAGCGGCGCCCAGCTTGTCGGCCAGGGCGTACAGGTGCTTGAAGTTCTCGCCGTTCTGCATGCCGCGGCCGCCGGAAACGACGATCTTGGCAGCGGTCAGTTCCGGACGATCGGACTTGGCCAGCTCTTCGCCGACGAAGGCGGACTTGCCGGCGTCGGAGACGGTGCCCACAGCCTCGACGGCAGCGGAGCCGCCTTCAGCGGCGGCAGCGTCGAAACCGGTGGTACGCACGGTGATCACTTTCACGGCCGCGCTGGATTGCACGGTAGCGATGGCGTTACCGGCGTAGATCGGGCGCTTGAAGGTGTCGGCGCTTTCTACGGCGATGATCTCGGAGATCTGGTCGACGTCCAGCAGAGCGGCTACGCGCGGCAGGTAGTTCTTGCCGTTGGTGGTGGCCGGAGCCAGCACGTGGCTGTAGCCATTGCCCCCCTGCTCTTTCACAAGCAGCGCGATCAGCGGAGCGACGTTTTCCGGCAGCTGATGCGCGTAGGCGGCGTTGTCGGCTACCAGCACCTTGGACACGCCAGCGATCTTGGCAGCGGCTTCGGCGGCAGCGCCGACGCCCTGGCCAGCGACCAGCACGTGAATGTCACCACCGATTTTCTGGGCGGCGGTCACGGTGTTGAGGGTGGCGGCTGCCAGGGCGGCGTTAGTGTGTTCAGCAACAACCAGGATAGCCATCAGATTACCTTCGCCTCGTTCTTCAGTTTATCGACCAGTTCAGCCACGGACTTGACCTTGATACCAGCCTGGCGGG contains the following coding sequences:
- a CDS encoding OmpA family protein, producing MKRNHALSIGLLCSLGVLGGCASQQQSEQSLEQARQMFQKVKEDQNVLSSAPKDVIRAGESLARAERLSSYWGNDADVAHYAYLSQRYSEIASQHSEQNQNQTQAAKLQLERERLQLALREAKLMSVQQQGKWLEEQMIALAATETDRGLVMTLGDVLFDTGRADLKASANRTVLKLVQFLQLNPRRVVRIEGYTDSSGSKPDNLKLSTDRAQSVADALIDLGIDTKRIQVQGYGEAFPVAENASNRGRAQNRRVEIVFSNEKGELGPAR
- a CDS encoding DUF4398 domain-containing protein; this encodes MSKTPLFAAGLAVLALAGCANDPAPVEQMRLTQKAVEQAQAVGATEQIEEMKLAQEKLARAEKNMGEQDYKRARVLAEEAELDARLAEAKVLTKKSQDQLAELTARINRLRKQLGDVQ
- a CDS encoding PLP-dependent aminotransferase family protein; this encodes MTNLLLYQRIAQQLADDIRRGVYQPGERVPSVRKLSSQLSVSHATVLQAYASLEDQGLIRARPQSGFYVHQTPALTASTPDIARVERPGLVTRASIIQQVLAESRREGVFPLGAAVPHVDYLPVRTLHQQLAKVTRFHSPRAFSYMFSPGFEPLRRQVAIRMRDAGVVVDPSEVVITHGCVDALQMSLRVLTRPGDLIATESPTYYGLLQLADLLGLKVIEIPSDPTTGISLEALQLAANQWPIKALVLTARLSNPLGGTIPEDRQKQLLRLSSDFDIQIIEDDIYGELMFDQGPSKAIKAYDLDDRVIYCSSFSKTLSPGVRIGWMVAGKYQAEIQRLQTFSTHSACSVTQMGVAAYLENGGYDRHLRYIRQEYRKNLTAFQLGVQQYFPEGTQITRPNGGFILWISLPAKVNTKDLHVRALQQGISIAPGLIFSNTEQFNHCVRLNCGIPWNREAERAIMTLGMLARQLCQEAGL
- a CDS encoding transporter substrate-binding domain-containing protein, whose product is MPSRLHLASLLLALCLLPGLGQAAGKCERLVATGNPEYPPYLWRDPENPKQLIGANADLLKQIGKELGVKVDILYTGPWSRAQDEVRTGRVDLIAGAFLTLPRLETMDYVHPAFLQAQSVVWVKRDKAFPYAGWDDLRNHTGGTLVKNSFGEAFDRFAKENLKLEEVPSLTQAYQKLLLERTDYVLYERYPGLVLADTLGMADDLVALEPPISSEGLYLTLSHNSACNDPWLRGQLAKKMTELVAAGVPETLLQRNLERWKALQMQPVATPE
- a CDS encoding FAD-binding protein — translated: MAILVVAEHTNAALAAATLNTVTAAQKIGGDIHVLVAGQGVGAAAEAAAKIAGVSKVLVADNAAYAHQLPENVAPLIALLVKEQGGNGYSHVLAPATTNGKNYLPRVAALLDVDQISEIIAVESADTFKRPIYAGNAIATVQSSAAVKVITVRTTGFDAAAAEGGSAAVEAVGTVSDAGKSAFVGEELAKSDRPELTAAKIVVSGGRGMQNGENFKHLYALADKLGAAVGASRAAVDAGFVPNDMQVGQTGKIVAPQLYIAVGISGAIQHLAGMKDSKVIVAINKDEEAPIFQVADYGLVADLFEAVPELEKLL
- a CDS encoding VWA domain-containing protein; this translates as MSSHRFLQHQPLAAGFTAGLLLALTACSAQDASTPETGKAEAPSPASSQPAPLLREEVSPRAPASMAKRADYAAEAQQMPMAAPAPMVDASLPGYRDVPREQYQHLADNPVHAVASEPVSTFSIDVDTGSFANVRRFLNDGQLPPADAVRLEEMVNYFPYRYPQPEGDVPFGIGVELAQTPWNPQTRLLRVAIKASDSSVQQLPPANLVFLVDVSGSMDRREGLPMVQGTLKLLVDQLRPQDRVSLVTYAGEARVVLESTPGSEKTKIRAAIEQLNAGGSTAGESGIQLAYAEAQKGLMPNGINRILLATDGDFNVGISDFESLKQLAAQKRKGGVSLTTLGFGVDNLNERLMEQLADAGDGNYAYIDNLREARKVLVDQLSSTLSVVARDVKLQLEFNPAEVSEYRLLGYENRALKREDFNNDKVDAGEIGAGHTITALYEIVPAGAKGWLDPLRYQAGAKAESKAGELAWLRVRYKAPGSEQSRLLERPIAVGKVPGVAEASEDLRFAASVAAFAQQLKGGQYTGNFGLADSANLARGARGEDRFGLRGEFVQLVELAQSLQTPAPSQARKE
- a CDS encoding alpha/beta hydrolase, whose product is MKKLITAVLILLAAAAATLYFSPAALTTSVRLVERQFAGLSERQVALGDLSIHYYEGGPAKGETILMIHGFGANKDNWLRFARHFTRRYHVIALDLPGFGDSDRPAGSYDVGTQTERLESFVKTLELGKVHLVGNSMGGHIAGIFAARYPQQVRSLALFDNAGITAPKESELFRLIESGQPNPLVVRSAGDFQRMLDFVFVEPPPLPASVKAYLAEQSIANEKHYDEVFRQLRERYIPLEPELPRIEAPTLLLWGDRDRVLDISSIEVMKPLLKKPSVVIMANCGHAPMLERPEESARHYQAFLDASHS